The following proteins are co-located in the Microcystis wesenbergii NRERC-220 genome:
- a CDS encoding acyltransferase family protein, giving the protein MGYFSMKRIVGLDSLRAMAALWVMIGHGAVPPITAGHDESSFFPWALNGIYGGSFSGPAAVIVFFVISGFCVHYPYSCHKKFNLGEFFVRRYLRILLPMAAAILIIRAVGYIPWDSPRLLSGIPGWSLVAELIYYSLYPLLVIIGQRVKWINLFYITFIIGIFFAFTVPINNINYPAWGYRGDWILGLPCWLLGILLAESLKNPLPNPTSSSIWTWRIGAIILGSITRNLAFQRIIGNHLTLNFFAIYVFFWLLREVSYYNKQENKPLAFLEWAGLWSYSLFLIHPLAFYLFKSMQLPSFGYMVDWFLKFNFVLLLSIAFYFAVEKPSHLLSRRIGQMLTISPSQS; this is encoded by the coding sequence GTGGGTTATTTTTCCATGAAGCGGATTGTCGGTTTAGATTCACTAAGAGCTATGGCTGCCCTCTGGGTAATGATAGGCCATGGTGCTGTACCACCAATTACTGCTGGCCATGATGAATCTTCGTTTTTTCCTTGGGCTTTGAATGGAATATACGGAGGCTCTTTTAGCGGTCCGGCTGCTGTTATTGTATTTTTCGTTATTTCTGGGTTTTGCGTACATTATCCATATTCCTGCCACAAAAAATTTAACTTGGGTGAATTTTTTGTGAGACGTTATCTAAGAATTCTGCTACCTATGGCTGCGGCAATTTTAATTATTCGAGCAGTAGGATATATTCCTTGGGATAGTCCGAGGCTTCTTTCAGGCATTCCTGGATGGTCTCTAGTGGCTGAATTGATCTACTATTCCTTGTACCCTCTTTTGGTTATTATTGGGCAACGGGTTAAATGGATTAATTTATTTTATATAACCTTTATCATCGGTATTTTCTTTGCCTTCACAGTTCCTATCAATAATATAAATTATCCAGCCTGGGGCTACCGAGGGGACTGGATTCTTGGATTACCCTGTTGGCTCTTGGGCATTTTGCTGGCGGAATCTTTGAAAAATCCACTGCCTAACCCGACTTCTTCTAGTATTTGGACTTGGAGAATAGGAGCGATTATTCTAGGTTCTATTACCCGTAATTTGGCTTTTCAAAGGATTATTGGTAATCATCTGACACTAAATTTCTTCGCTATATACGTTTTCTTTTGGCTATTGCGTGAAGTCAGTTATTACAATAAACAAGAGAATAAACCTCTAGCTTTTTTAGAATGGGCTGGACTATGGAGTTATTCTCTTTTTCTTATTCATCCTCTGGCTTTTTATCTATTCAAGTCCATGCAATTACCTAGTTTTGGTTATATGGTCGATTGGTTTCTGAAATTTAACTTTGTACTCCTTCTGAGCATTGCCTTTTATTTTGCTGTGGAAAAACCATCTCATCTGCTTTCCAGAAGGATTGGTCAAATGCTCACTATTAGTCCATCTCAATCTTAA
- a CDS encoding pyridoxine 5'-phosphate synthase produces the protein MLTLGVNIDHVATIRQARRTVEPDPVAAAVLAEIGGADGITVHLREDRRHIQDRDVRILRQTVRTHLNLEMAPTEEMIAIALDIKPDYVTLVPEKRQEVTTEGGIDMLGNFDRFCRVVERLQGANIPVSWFIDADFAQIQAAANTGAKFIELHTGQYAEAQQESDRQAALTILKEGCEYASSLGLRVNAGHGLTYWNVYAVACLPNMEELNIGHTIISRAVLVGLERAVREMKLAMRGQL, from the coding sequence TTGCTGACTTTGGGTGTCAATATCGACCATGTGGCCACAATTCGCCAAGCGCGCCGTACCGTGGAACCAGATCCCGTGGCGGCGGCAGTTTTGGCTGAAATCGGCGGCGCTGATGGCATTACCGTTCACTTGCGCGAGGATCGTCGTCATATCCAAGATCGCGATGTGCGGATTCTCCGGCAAACGGTGCGGACTCATCTGAATCTGGAAATGGCCCCGACGGAGGAAATGATCGCCATTGCTCTCGATATTAAACCCGATTATGTCACCCTTGTCCCCGAAAAGCGCCAGGAAGTGACCACGGAAGGGGGGATCGATATGCTGGGCAATTTTGACCGTTTTTGTCGGGTTGTAGAGCGCCTGCAAGGGGCTAATATCCCCGTTAGTTGGTTTATTGATGCCGATTTTGCCCAAATTCAAGCGGCCGCTAATACGGGGGCGAAATTTATTGAACTCCATACCGGTCAATACGCCGAAGCACAACAGGAGAGCGATCGTCAAGCAGCATTAACAATTCTTAAAGAAGGTTGTGAATATGCTTCCTCTCTGGGTTTGCGGGTGAATGCCGGCCACGGTTTGACCTATTGGAATGTTTATGCCGTCGCCTGTTTGCCCAATATGGAAGAATTGAACATTGGTCACACAATTATCAGTCGTGCGGTTTTGGTCGGGTTGGAACGGGCTGTTAGGGAAATGAAATTGGCTATGCGTGGACAATTGTAA
- a CDS encoding ABC transporter ATP-binding protein yields MASLRDIISYYRNYQKAAFLSIAASSVFEIIDLMVPYAVGQILNVLSHQPLDGFVQSLVDRTMILTPFASEKWVSLGVLLGLIFLTTVIKAPIQPWLGVWFHWEISLRARRDHLRKIIAKILTLPLSFYDENNPGRIANRIAKGIESHTWTYPEVAGMMIPKLFRVLGIFIVIWVIQWQIALAFVISFVLILAFIVRDLKDLMQKERILDRHIENTQSRNSEIITNIKTVKAFATEGQELYRQKQRLEREFTYVVYRIHKGYVDLITWEKTLVQASLFGVFFFTLLATVQQKISIGHFITTYTLASMAYAELDPLSQMAETFARRYASMARLNEFINLPSGTDAGSLLADHAQHNPYHFTGKVELSNLSFGYSPERTILKDINLLIEPYQTVALVGKSGSGKSTLVKLLFRYFEPNQGQILMDGEDIRRLDVTWYRRRLAIVHQEVDVFNGTVLENLTYGNPNISFEKVAEACKIARVDEFIQELPNGYSTIVGERGVRLSGGQRQRLGIARALIVDPDVLVFDEATSSLDYESERAIQLAMKSILGTRTTIIIAHRLSTVREADQIVVLDNGRIVEIGSHDQLLNQQGIYQRLHSLQESGELV; encoded by the coding sequence ATGGCTTCCTTACGGGATATTATCAGTTACTATCGCAATTATCAAAAAGCCGCCTTTTTGAGCATTGCTGCATCGAGTGTCTTTGAAATTATCGATCTGATGGTTCCCTACGCCGTCGGACAGATTCTTAATGTTCTTTCTCATCAGCCTTTAGATGGATTCGTGCAATCTTTAGTCGATCGCACCATGATTTTAACTCCCTTTGCCTCAGAAAAGTGGGTTAGTTTAGGAGTATTATTGGGCTTAATTTTCCTAACCACGGTAATTAAAGCACCAATTCAGCCTTGGCTTGGTGTCTGGTTTCACTGGGAAATATCCTTAAGAGCGCGACGAGATCATCTCAGAAAAATTATTGCCAAAATTCTCACCTTACCTCTATCTTTTTACGATGAAAATAATCCGGGACGCATCGCTAACCGGATCGCCAAAGGGATAGAAAGTCATACTTGGACTTATCCCGAAGTGGCGGGAATGATGATCCCAAAACTGTTTAGAGTTTTGGGTATCTTTATTGTTATTTGGGTAATTCAATGGCAGATCGCCCTCGCTTTTGTTATTTCTTTTGTATTAATTCTAGCTTTTATTGTGAGAGATTTAAAAGATTTAATGCAAAAAGAAAGAATTCTTGATCGGCACATCGAAAATACCCAAAGTCGCAATTCTGAGATTATTACTAATATCAAAACTGTCAAAGCTTTTGCCACAGAAGGACAGGAATTATATCGTCAGAAACAGCGTTTAGAGAGAGAATTTACCTACGTTGTCTATCGCATTCATAAGGGTTATGTGGACTTAATTACTTGGGAAAAAACCCTCGTCCAAGCTAGTTTATTTGGAGTATTTTTCTTTACTCTCCTAGCTACCGTTCAACAGAAAATCTCGATCGGGCATTTTATCACCACCTATACCCTGGCTAGTATGGCCTATGCGGAATTAGATCCCCTATCCCAAATGGCAGAAACTTTTGCCCGTCGCTATGCTTCTATGGCACGTCTAAACGAATTTATCAACTTGCCCAGTGGTACTGATGCTGGTAGTCTTTTAGCCGATCATGCCCAACATAATCCCTATCATTTTACAGGGAAAGTAGAATTAAGTAATCTTAGCTTTGGCTATAGTCCTGAAAGAACCATTCTCAAGGATATTAATCTCCTGATTGAACCCTATCAAACCGTGGCATTAGTGGGAAAATCTGGTTCGGGAAAATCCACTTTAGTTAAGTTACTTTTCCGCTATTTTGAACCGAATCAAGGGCAAATTCTGATGGATGGAGAGGATATTCGTCGCTTAGATGTCACTTGGTATCGGCGACGGTTAGCGATTGTCCATCAAGAAGTAGATGTTTTTAATGGTACGGTGTTAGAAAATCTCACCTATGGTAATCCTAATATTAGCTTTGAGAAGGTAGCAGAAGCCTGTAAAATCGCCCGTGTCGATGAATTTATTCAGGAATTACCTAATGGTTATTCCACTATTGTAGGGGAAAGGGGTGTGCGTCTTTCGGGGGGACAAAGACAGCGTTTAGGAATTGCTAGGGCATTAATTGTCGATCCAGATGTGTTAGTTTTTGATGAGGCCACTTCTAGCTTAGATTATGAGTCAGAAAGAGCCATTCAACTAGCCATGAAATCCATTTTAGGCACTCGCACCACGATTATTATCGCCCACCGTCTCAGTACCGTTCGAGAAGCTGATCAAATTGTCGTCTTGGATAATGGTCGCATTGTCGAGATCGGTAGCCATGACCAATTATTAAATCAGCAGGGAATCTATCAGCGTCTCCACTCTTTGCAAGAAAGCGGTGAACTGGTTTAG
- a CDS encoding DUF4377 domain-containing protein codes for MNAKKTGIFLTIALSCALAGKAAIANTSPLEGTRWKLRGWTAGSLVKETEITAAFQKNILSGSAGCNQYNTGYQVNDGTLQINQAIATTKKACPEPQMKQENQYLAALQGVEQFQVTAKGDLQLFYRTPEGLGILTFTPAPTTTRTERTIYINSRKQPCSQGPTKDCLQMREKPEENWRLFANSIEGFDYKPGFFYQIKVSIETVSNPANNQNSETWKLLEVISQTPEKDTPRAWFDRPLTNWNKAKAPIPKSPVKTVIDNQCREQVRPAITANDQALNKAGWLLYGAVQTYGKTSVISAMSGVDGMCRPMGYQDFVFVDGKFAGTLSPRPMDSRTDGASQRIVLQNSDRIIVVFNRYKDTDPLCCPSQLSRVIYQIETVSGVPVVVPKEAETEAVRN; via the coding sequence TTGAACGCCAAAAAAACGGGAATTTTCTTGACAATTGCCCTAAGTTGTGCTTTAGCGGGGAAAGCGGCGATCGCTAATACTTCCCCTTTGGAGGGGACTCGATGGAAACTAAGGGGGTGGACAGCCGGAAGTTTGGTGAAAGAAACGGAAATTACTGCCGCTTTCCAGAAAAATATCCTCAGTGGTTCGGCCGGATGCAACCAGTATAATACCGGCTATCAAGTCAATGATGGCACGCTCCAGATCAACCAAGCGATCGCTACTACCAAAAAAGCTTGTCCGGAACCGCAGATGAAACAAGAAAATCAATATCTGGCCGCCTTGCAAGGAGTGGAACAATTCCAAGTGACAGCTAAAGGCGATTTACAATTATTTTATCGTACTCCCGAAGGTTTAGGAATACTCACTTTTACCCCCGCACCGACCACCACGCGCACGGAAAGGACAATTTATATCAATTCTAGGAAACAACCCTGTAGCCAAGGCCCAACCAAAGACTGTTTACAGATGCGAGAAAAACCAGAGGAAAACTGGAGATTGTTCGCCAATAGTATCGAGGGATTTGATTATAAACCAGGATTTTTCTATCAAATTAAAGTTAGCATTGAAACCGTCTCCAATCCAGCTAATAATCAAAATTCGGAAACATGGAAGCTATTAGAAGTTATTAGCCAAACCCCAGAAAAAGATACTCCGCGAGCTTGGTTTGATCGACCGTTAACTAATTGGAATAAAGCCAAGGCACCTATCCCCAAATCTCCCGTTAAAACCGTGATTGATAACCAGTGTCGTGAACAGGTTCGTCCGGCAATTACTGCCAATGATCAAGCGCTTAATAAAGCAGGATGGTTACTGTACGGGGCCGTGCAAACCTATGGGAAAACTAGCGTTATTTCGGCCATGAGTGGAGTGGATGGAATGTGCCGACCGATGGGTTATCAAGACTTTGTTTTTGTCGATGGTAAATTCGCTGGCACTCTTTCCCCGCGACCGATGGATTCCCGCACTGATGGAGCATCTCAGAGAATTGTTTTACAAAATAGCGATCGAATTATTGTGGTTTTTAATCGCTATAAAGACACGGATCCTCTCTGTTGTCCTTCCCAATTAAGTCGCGTTATTTATCAAATCGAAACAGTCAGCGGAGTGCCAGTTGTTGTTCCCAAAGAAGCGGAAACGGAAGCTGTGAGAAATTAG
- a CDS encoding dynamin-like GTPase family protein produces the protein MTELLPQCSNLAGNVNSIIELCKGESSLRNQQDTSKIEIALQKAISPKFEIVFAGAFSAGKSMLINALLERELLYSAEGHATGTECYIEYAEADEERVVLTFLSEAEIRTLVDTVCQNLQLTNPSNINSPEYCSQLNQYCQKIIEQEGGEGKSERAKQAQGLKLLIEGFTQNRERIHTLHNATYSMEQFHFSNLAEAASFARRGSNSAVLKRLEYYCHHPLLKDGNVLVDLPGIDAPVKKDAALAYRKIEHPDTSAVVCVLKAASAGELATEETELLEKIRSNAGIRDRVFYVFNRIDETWYAAQLKQRLENLIQTQFRDTSRLYKTSGLLGFYGYQVKNQTNINQRYGLDSIFAESVKNLGGQEETPQFVSEFNNYCANSGKLLATPFKVSIHGYETPNKNYFRVLSEWGTPLLEQLIADSGIAEFRRAITRYLTEEKRPQLFANLADDLQSLCITLKNHYQGIYRDLESQPREIEAMKALELNHLNQELKEVGEKLTKHIDGYVNAIVVNSDENFEEDFKKLKARMVSRLDELLNTFSVKNAYSQATLTHPRNATAPLLAVLVEAFYYLSNQLEDVLIEESTSLISRFCQRLLDAVRQGDYYRQIYRLLGNDSGIENQLKQLEDQLIHALVSEARTECDRYVRENHNFYNEGTFSIFQFRQTVQQTAQGYDCESILDAEPAIRQLLKLDFEPKVSATIHKNFRQTVNNTLKNQLIPMAKKQADTILQQFNQARSYLEQTLEQEAAEKIANNARKQEEINQKIEDYNQAINSLNTCLTAMGLQKNHLPVIGEQELEIVPEVVNHSSN, from the coding sequence ATGACTGAACTTTTGCCCCAATGCAGTAATCTGGCTGGTAATGTTAACAGTATAATTGAACTATGCAAAGGCGAATCTTCTCTCCGTAATCAACAGGATACCAGCAAGATAGAAATTGCCCTACAAAAAGCCATTTCTCCCAAATTTGAAATCGTTTTCGCCGGTGCTTTTAGTGCCGGGAAATCAATGTTAATCAATGCACTTTTAGAGCGAGAATTGCTGTATAGTGCCGAAGGACACGCAACGGGTACAGAATGTTATATTGAGTACGCAGAAGCTGATGAGGAAAGAGTGGTTTTAACCTTTCTCAGCGAAGCAGAAATTCGTACTTTAGTCGATACCGTCTGTCAAAATCTACAATTAACTAATCCCAGTAACATTAATTCCCCCGAATACTGTAGTCAGTTAAACCAATACTGTCAAAAAATTATCGAACAGGAAGGGGGAGAAGGCAAATCCGAGCGAGCTAAACAAGCTCAGGGTTTAAAATTATTAATTGAAGGATTTACTCAAAATCGTGAGCGAATCCATACGCTGCATAATGCCACCTATTCCATGGAACAATTTCACTTTTCTAATTTAGCAGAAGCGGCCAGTTTTGCCCGTCGTGGTAGTAATAGCGCCGTCTTAAAACGTCTAGAATATTACTGTCATCATCCTCTCCTTAAAGATGGTAACGTTTTGGTAGATTTGCCCGGTATTGATGCCCCAGTCAAAAAAGATGCCGCATTAGCCTATCGTAAAATAGAGCATCCTGATACTTCGGCAGTGGTTTGTGTTTTAAAGGCTGCTTCTGCGGGAGAATTAGCCACAGAAGAAACGGAATTACTCGAAAAAATTCGCTCTAATGCTGGTATTCGTGATCGAGTTTTTTATGTTTTTAACCGCATTGATGAAACCTGGTACGCAGCCCAACTAAAACAACGTTTAGAAAACCTGATTCAAACGCAATTTCGTGATACTTCCCGCCTCTACAAAACCAGCGGACTTTTAGGATTTTATGGGTATCAGGTGAAAAATCAAACCAATATTAATCAGCGTTATGGTTTAGATTCTATCTTTGCCGAAAGTGTCAAAAATTTAGGAGGACAAGAAGAAACACCGCAATTTGTCAGCGAGTTTAATAACTATTGTGCCAACTCCGGTAAATTACTGGCAACTCCCTTTAAAGTTTCCATCCACGGTTATGAAACTCCCAATAAAAATTATTTCCGAGTTTTAAGTGAGTGGGGAACTCCTTTACTAGAGCAGTTAATTGCTGATAGCGGTATCGCAGAATTTCGCAGGGCAATTACTCGTTATCTCACCGAAGAAAAACGTCCGCAATTGTTTGCTAATTTAGCCGATGATTTACAATCTCTCTGCATTACTCTGAAAAATCATTATCAAGGGATTTATCGTGATTTAGAAAGTCAACCACGAGAAATTGAGGCGATGAAAGCTCTGGAGTTAAATCACCTCAATCAAGAGTTAAAAGAAGTGGGAGAGAAATTAACTAAACATATCGATGGTTATGTCAATGCTATCGTGGTTAATAGCGATGAAAACTTTGAGGAAGACTTTAAGAAACTGAAAGCGAGAATGGTATCAAGATTGGATGAGTTATTAAATACTTTTTCTGTCAAAAATGCTTACTCACAAGCGACTTTAACCCATCCCCGCAATGCTACAGCACCTTTATTAGCAGTATTGGTAGAAGCTTTTTATTATCTGTCTAACCAGCTAGAAGATGTGTTGATTGAGGAGTCAACAAGTTTAATTAGTCGCTTTTGTCAGCGTCTTTTAGATGCGGTAAGGCAAGGTGATTATTATCGGCAAATTTATCGTTTATTGGGTAACGATAGTGGCATAGAAAATCAGCTAAAACAGCTAGAAGATCAGTTAATTCATGCCTTAGTTTCCGAAGCGAGAACAGAGTGCGATCGCTATGTAAGAGAAAATCACAATTTTTACAACGAAGGCACTTTTTCTATCTTTCAATTTCGGCAAACTGTCCAACAAACTGCCCAAGGTTATGACTGTGAAAGTATTCTTGATGCTGAACCTGCTATCCGTCAATTACTTAAGTTAGATTTTGAGCCAAAAGTATCAGCGACAATTCATAAAAACTTCCGCCAAACCGTTAATAATACTCTGAAAAATCAATTGATACCAATGGCAAAAAAACAAGCGGATACTATTCTACAACAGTTCAATCAAGCTCGTTCTTATCTAGAACAAACTTTAGAACAGGAAGCGGCGGAAAAAATTGCTAATAATGCCCGCAAACAGGAAGAAATTAACCAAAAAATTGAGGATTATAACCAAGCGATAAATTCTCTCAATACTTGTTTAACTGCTATGGGTTTACAGAAAAATCATTTACCTGTAATTGGTGAACAAGAATTAGAGATTGTCCCTGAAGTTGTTAATCACTCCAGCAATTAA
- a CDS encoding DUF655 domain-containing protein: MWAKMAIDKWRLKKIRNMGQLGFLLGIVFLLGGCHSLNVIPNRPQPLPQDQYIQVYFNHNQARGSNYTDPYRQINRPGDNLEQVIIDNINSAKSSIDLAVQELRLPAIAQALVERQQQGIKVRVILENIYNQPINSLAKNQEQSSDREQERYQNLFDLVDINRDGKLSPEEIAQRDAITILKKAGIPLIDDRADRSKGSGLMHHKFMVIDDHTTLISSANYTLSDIHGDFSNPKTVGNANHLLVITNPPLARVFQREFNLMWGREDRPKFGLDKPQRNPQTITIGNSSLTVKFSPDSTAYPWTITSNGLIGETLNKAKKSVDLALFVLTEQPLANILAQRHQKGIEIKALIDPSFAFRYYSEGLDLLGVALSNKCRYEPDNQPWQNPINTLGVPALAPGDKLHHKFGLIDDKIVITGSHNWSKAANHQNDEALVIINNPTVAAHFDREFQYLYRTAKLGLPETIKNRIEQDRKNCPQSVTIQSDRLINLNTATKEELDTLPGISGKLAEKIIAARQQKPFTSLEDLDRVSGIGQGKINKLKGKVSW, from the coding sequence ATGTGGGCAAAAATGGCAATAGATAAATGGAGATTAAAAAAAATTCGGAATATGGGACAGTTAGGATTTTTGTTAGGAATAGTTTTTCTTTTGGGTGGTTGTCATTCTCTCAATGTTATCCCAAATCGTCCGCAACCCTTGCCCCAAGATCAATATATTCAAGTCTATTTTAATCATAATCAGGCCCGGGGTTCAAATTATACCGATCCCTATCGCCAAATTAATCGCCCGGGAGATAATTTAGAACAGGTTATTATTGATAATATCAACTCGGCTAAAAGTTCGATCGATCTAGCAGTGCAAGAGTTACGTTTACCCGCCATCGCTCAAGCTTTAGTTGAGCGTCAGCAACAGGGAATTAAAGTTAGGGTTATCCTCGAAAATATTTACAATCAACCTATTAATAGTTTAGCCAAAAACCAAGAACAATCAAGCGATCGAGAACAGGAACGTTATCAAAACCTTTTTGATTTAGTTGATATAAATCGAGATGGTAAATTAAGTCCAGAGGAAATCGCCCAAAGAGATGCAATTACTATCCTCAAAAAAGCTGGTATTCCCCTAATTGATGATAGGGCTGATCGCTCAAAAGGTAGTGGTTTAATGCACCATAAATTCATGGTTATTGATGATCACACTACTTTAATTAGTTCAGCTAACTATACCTTAAGTGATATTCATGGAGACTTTTCTAATCCCAAAACTGTCGGTAATGCCAATCACTTATTAGTAATTACTAATCCCCCACTAGCTAGAGTTTTTCAAAGGGAATTTAATCTGATGTGGGGAAGGGAAGATCGGCCTAAATTTGGGTTAGATAAACCCCAAAGAAACCCGCAAACAATTACTATCGGTAATAGTAGTCTGACGGTAAAATTTTCCCCCGATTCTACCGCTTATCCCTGGACAATTACTAGCAATGGTCTGATCGGTGAAACTTTAAATAAAGCTAAAAAATCCGTGGATTTAGCCCTGTTTGTCCTGACGGAACAGCCTTTAGCTAATATTCTCGCCCAACGACATCAAAAAGGTATAGAAATTAAAGCTTTAATTGATCCTAGTTTTGCCTTCCGATACTATAGCGAAGGATTAGATTTATTAGGAGTTGCTCTCAGTAATAAATGTCGTTATGAACCAGATAATCAGCCTTGGCAAAACCCAATTAATACCCTAGGAGTTCCCGCTCTAGCCCCGGGAGATAAATTACACCATAAATTCGGTTTAATCGATGATAAAATTGTGATTACTGGTTCTCATAATTGGTCAAAAGCTGCTAACCATCAAAACGATGAAGCTTTAGTTATTATCAATAATCCCACCGTTGCTGCTCATTTCGATCGAGAATTTCAATATCTTTACCGTACCGCTAAATTAGGACTGCCGGAAACTATTAAAAATCGGATCGAACAGGATAGAAAAAACTGCCCCCAATCTGTAACAATTCAAAGCGATCGCTTAATTAATTTAAACACTGCCACAAAAGAAGAATTAGATACTTTACCCGGTATCAGTGGCAAATTAGCCGAAAAAATTATCGCAGCCCGGCAACAAAAACCCTTTACTTCCCTAGAAGATTTGGATCGAGTATCGGGAATCGGTCAGGGAAAAATTAACAAGCTCAAAGGCAAAGTCAGCTGGTGA
- a CDS encoding YbaB/EbfC family nucleoid-associated protein: MAQGQGFGFGLGKIKELQEAFQKAQQVQQGAKVLQEELETMEVPGQSENGLVTVYLSGNQEPRGIEIDPSLLSQDLEIVAGSILEAMKAAYDASTETMRSKMEELTMGLNISNM, from the coding sequence ATGGCACAAGGACAAGGATTCGGATTCGGTCTCGGTAAGATTAAAGAACTACAAGAAGCTTTCCAAAAAGCGCAACAGGTGCAACAAGGGGCGAAAGTTCTGCAAGAAGAACTGGAAACTATGGAAGTTCCTGGCCAGAGTGAAAATGGCTTGGTGACAGTCTATCTCAGTGGCAACCAAGAACCCCGGGGTATTGAAATCGACCCTTCTCTCCTCTCCCAAGATCTGGAGATTGTGGCTGGGTCTATTCTAGAAGCCATGAAAGCCGCCTATGATGCCTCCACGGAAACCATGCGCAGCAAAATGGAAGAACTGACCATGGGTTTAAATATCTCCAATATGTAA
- a CDS encoding MgPME-cyclase complex family protein yields MTTYYYLVASQKFLEEEAIEKEVLKERIRNYQEKGQEIDFWLIANPAFLDAPAFADIKKKTPQPAAAIVSLNQQFITWLKLRLEYVITGQFEAPSDSIPEPLK; encoded by the coding sequence ATGACAACTTATTATTATTTGGTAGCCAGTCAAAAGTTTTTAGAAGAAGAAGCGATCGAAAAGGAAGTTTTGAAGGAAAGAATCAGGAATTATCAAGAAAAAGGTCAAGAAATTGATTTTTGGTTAATTGCCAATCCAGCTTTTTTAGATGCTCCCGCTTTTGCCGATATCAAAAAGAAAACTCCCCAACCGGCAGCGGCGATTGTTTCTCTCAATCAACAGTTTATTACTTGGCTAAAATTGCGTCTAGAATACGTTATTACCGGACAGTTTGAGGCTCCTTCCGATAGTATTCCCGAACCGTTAAAATAA